The following nucleotide sequence is from Patescibacteria group bacterium.
ATTCGCCACTAAAAATCCCCCCTGAAATTAATTGTTAGGCTCAATCCTACTACGCATTGGTGGCGCTGTCCAACACTACCTAGATGATCGCCCGCAACTGCTCATCGATATCGCCAGCTCCCATAAAGACTACTATATGCTTTTCGTCAAACCTTGTTTTGGCGATTTCAAAAGCCTGATTAAAACTTTCTTCGTATTTAGTCTTGGGGCCTTGGATCATTCCAGCCAACTGTTCGGAAGATTTACCCTCACCATCATCCCGACCCTTAACGGCATATAGGGGAATCAGGTACAGCTCATCGGCACTCTCGAAGCTATCGGCAAATTCATCAAACAGTTTACTAAGCCGGTCTCGCTGATGTGGCTGAAATACACAAACTAAGGACTTTTTTGGGTTAGCGTCTTTTAGGGCTTTAAGTGTGGCTTTAATTTCGGTAGGGTGATGAGCATAGTCGCTATACACTCCGTCGGTAATCTCCTCGAGCCGGCGCCAGCTACCGCGAAAACCACGAAGACTACCAATAATAGATTCTTTTTTGATGCCAAGCACTTCACCTACCAAGTGGGCTGCCTCCGCATTACTTTGGTTATGCTCACCAGGAACTCCCAGCTCATGGCTAGCTAAGTCGGCTTCATTATACAAAATAACTCGACGATTCAAGAGGTTAGTGTTTTTAATGACATCAACCGTGTTTGCATCTTGACCATTGGCAATAATTGTTCCACCGCTTCTTGTGTTTTCTAGGTATTTACTAAAAGCCTCTTTGACGCCATCGATATCATTGTAGATATCCAAATGCTCCCTATCCACATTGGTGACTACCGAGATAGTTGGGCGATAATTATGGAAGTGCCTATTATAATCATCGGCCTCCAATACAAAGAACTCACTCTGGCCCATGCGGAAGTTATTACCATTTAGCTCGTGCATCTTTGTGCCGACTATCACTGTTGGGTCTAGACCAGCTTCAATCATTATTTTAGCGACCATGGAAGTGGTTGTACTCTTGCCGTGGCTGCCCGAGATTGCAATTAAGGTGTAATTATCGGTTATCTCGCCCATTGCCTCAGCATACAGCTTGGTCGGAATCCGATTAGCCTTAGCGGCGTCGTATTCGTCGTTGCCCTCTTTGACTGCAGCGCTGTGAATTACCAAGTCGGCTCCACGAACATTTTCGGCGCTATGGCCGATTTGCACCATAATGCCTTGAGATTTAAGAAACTCTGTAATATCCGAGCGTGATGCATCCGAACCGCTCACATTATCGCCGTTGGCTTTGTAGTACTGAGCTAGGGCAGAGGTGCCGATTCCACCGACACCTATAATATGTATGTGCATAGGTTTAGTCATGAATATATGGTAGCACAATTAGTACTTAATAAATGTGGCCAAGTCAGCCCACGAAGCATTGGCAGCTGCCTTATTATACATTTCTACTCGCCCTGGCTGGAAGTAAGCGTGGCCAGCGTCGTATACTTTTTCGGTGTAATTAATCCTGGCATTTTTAAATGCCTGAGAGGTTAGCTGCCTATCAGCTTC
It contains:
- a CDS encoding Mur ligase domain-containing protein, which encodes MHIHIIGVGGIGTSALAQYYKANGDNVSGSDASRSDITEFLKSQGIMVQIGHSAENVRGADLVIHSAAVKEGNDEYDAAKANRIPTKLYAEAMGEITDNYTLIAISGSHGKSTTTSMVAKIMIEAGLDPTVIVGTKMHELNGNNFRMGQSEFFVLEADDYNRHFHNYRPTISVVTNVDREHLDIYNDIDGVKEAFSKYLENTRSGGTIIANGQDANTVDVIKNTNLLNRRVILYNEADLASHELGVPGEHNQSNAEAAHLVGEVLGIKKESIIGSLRGFRGSWRRLEEITDGVYSDYAHHPTEIKATLKALKDANPKKSLVCVFQPHQRDRLSKLFDEFADSFESADELYLIPLYAVKGRDDGEGKSSEQLAGMIQGPKTKYEESFNQAFEIAKTRFDEKHIVVFMGAGDIDEQLRAII